A window of the Lactuca sativa cultivar Salinas chromosome 7, Lsat_Salinas_v11, whole genome shotgun sequence genome harbors these coding sequences:
- the LOC111887678 gene encoding uncharacterized protein LOC111887678 — translation MEVPDASNSECEFVSENNVVSNNKRKRPSNKKNTQNAKPMKPEVSEWWDHFQETKIPNFAECIYCQDLVPYATKSTINHLINHMHACKEYPPNVDLRQELHHLESKTHLSDEASVETVTIPRLRDPNQEALEKALAKMVIVDKLPLSFIEGEGFVRYCKTVNPFFVIPSRAKLRAMILDGATDDETPGND, via the coding sequence ATGGAAGTTCCTGATGCAAGCAATTCAGAATGCGAGTTTGTTTCTGAAAACAACGTGGtttcaaacaacaaaagaaagagACCCTCAAACAAGAAAAACACCCAGAATGCTAAACCTATGAAGCCTGAAGTATCTGAATGGTGGGACCATTTTCAAGAAACGAAAATCCCCAATTTTGCTGAATGTATCTATTGTCAAGATCTTGTTCCTTACGCAACAAAGAGCACAATCAATCATTTAATAAACCACATGCATGCTTGCAAAGAGTATCCACCAAATGTCGATCTAAGACAAGAACTTCATCATCTTGAGTCGAAAACACATCTGAGTGATGAAGCTTCTGTTGAAACTGTAACAATTCCTAGGTTAAGGGATCCAAACCAAGAAGCTCTTGAGAAAGCTCTTGCAAAGATGGTGATTGTTGATAAATTGCCTTTATCTTTTATCGAAGGTGAGGGCTTTGTTAGATATTGTAAGACTGTTAATCCTTTTTTTGTTATTCCTTCACGTGCTAAGCTACGCGCCATGATCTTGGATGGAGCAACTGATGATGAAACACCTGGAAATGATTAA